In Bradyrhizobium sp. 170, the DNA window TTTGGTTGCAATACGGTCTGCCGCGCCGACCGTGCTGAAGGGGCGAGTGACGTGACTTCCCATGCTCATCCCACCTCGCGCAAAGGCGAACGTACTGGGGAGCGTCAACGCAATTGCCAGTGCTATTGTTGTGATTTTCATAATTGTCTCCTTTGTTGACTAGGTAGGAGACAACCGCATCGGCACCACTAAATTCTTCTTTAGTGCGACAGAGGCCGGAAAGCTGTTGCCATTTACCAGCAATCGTCTTCCATTGCGGCCTCTTCGCATTCAGTGAGCGTTGGAATGGCTACCCTTCGCACAACGGTTCGCAGTTACTTTCGCTCGGCTTGCGTCGTCATCGACCGTACGCTCATTGACTATTGGAGGGGCCTCTTCTGAAGACGCCAAGAGCTCTGAGCACGCTCAAGAGCATGCGGCCGAGCATCCGAGTTCAGTTACGCAGATTGGCGAGGGAATCCGGCTCGCGCGGCGAGGCAGCGCTCGGGTATTCGTTGAACGCATCCATCACACGTGCGGAGTAGACAAGCGCAGCCCCGGCGTTGACGGTCGTGGCGACACCTAGAGCTTCCGCAATCTCTTCCTTGGTCGCGCCGCGTTTGATTGCAGCCTCGGTATGCACCGTAATGCAACCGTCGCAACGCAAGGTGACGGCCACCGCGAGAGCGATGAGCTCGCGCACTTTCGCGCCAAGCAGATCCGTCTTTTGGCCAGCCGCGCTAAGAGCCAAATATCCCTTGATCGTGTCGGGGCTGAGCTGACCGATTTCTTTCACGCCGGCCGCCAGTTGTTTGCGATAATCGTTCCAATTCAGCATCATGTCGGTATCCTTCACATCGAGCAGTTCGCGAAGACCATTAACGGGATGGAGAGACGGAGCGGTCGTCAAAAGATGATCCCCTGATATCTAAGCTCCGTCATCATGCCGGTGACCATGTGGTAGAGATTGTGACAGTGCAACGGCCATCGTCCCGGATTGTCGGCGTCGAAAGCAATCCGGACGCGGCCCATCGGCATCACCAGAACGGTGTCGCGCACGGCCCCCTGGATTGGTCGTCCATCAATTGCGATCACCTGGAACACGTGGCCGTGGAGATGGATCGGATGCGCCATCATGGTGCGGTTGACCAGATCAATCTCGACGCGTTGTCCCTTTGTCAGCATAAGCGGCGAGACCTGCGGCCAATACTCGCCGTTCATGGACCAAGCATAAGGCTTCATTCCGCCACCGAGAACGATGGTCTGGACGATATCCGCAGAGCGTTGCGACAGCGGCTCCTCTGCCATAAGGCGGCCCTCCAGCGACTGGTCGACCGGCGGCGCGGCTGGCGCGCCGTCGGCTATCCGCGGAATGTGCCCACCTTGCGTGGCGAGGACGATCCCGGTCTGCCGGCCGTCGCCTTCCAGCCGCGCAAGGATCGGAAACGCGCCGGCCCGCGGTAAATCGATCAGGATGTCGAGGCGTTGGGCCATCGCGAGCGGGAAACGGTTGCCCGCCACTGCATGTACGGGATGGCCGTCGGTCGCGACCACGCGGCCGACGAGTTCACCAAGGTCGACCCAAAACTGACTCGATGATGCACCGTTGATGACCCGGAGGCGGATGTGACCGCCGCGTTCAACGCGCACGATCTGCGGATCGGCGAGGGTTCGATCATTCGCAAGAAAGGCGTCGTAGTGAACATCATTCAGATCCATGTGCATTTGCGTGCCGCCCAGTCCTGACATGGTCATTCCCGGCATAGCCATACTTGGCGGACGGGCGGCCATTCCCACGATGCGTGGTTTAGGTACACTGGCGTCGCCCTTGTCAGCTGGGGCCTCCTCGGTCTTTTGCGCCATGGCCTGTGCAGCGGCTACACTCGTGCCGGTGAGACCGGCGAGCACCTCCTCCGGCGTTCGGAAGGTGAAGTCGTGCAGCATGAGGAGGACTTCCTGGCGGTCCTCGCGAAGCTCAGCGGTACTATGGACGATAAGGGGCGCGGTCATCAGGCTCTGCTCCTGCATGTCGTGATGCGAGTGCATCCAGTACGTGCCGGGAATCGGAGCATAGTCATAAGCTTGAACAGCACCGTTGACGATCGGCGGGGTCTGCGGCCAGGGGAAACCGTCCTGCGTCCAAGGTGGAAGCTGCCCATGCCAGTGGATAAGGGTTCGTGCGCCGGATTCGTTGGCAAGATCCACGCGGAATCGTTCGCCTGCAGCAAGGCGAATACCGGGACGCCCGTCGGGGCCTGTCAGCCCGAAGACTTTGGCTGGTCGGCCGTTCA includes these proteins:
- a CDS encoding carboxymuconolactone decarboxylase family protein yields the protein MLNWNDYRKQLAAGVKEIGQLSPDTIKGYLALSAAGQKTDLLGAKVRELIALAVAVTLRCDGCITVHTEAAIKRGATKEEIAEALGVATTVNAGAALVYSARVMDAFNEYPSAASPREPDSLANLRN
- a CDS encoding multicopper oxidase family protein produces the protein MSKPFSRRRFLHTALAASVVPNLPDAARGAAPAPKRLVAGTRVLEVNGRPAKVFGLTGPDGRPGIRLAAGERFRVDLANESGARTLIHWHGQLPPWTQDGFPWPQTPPIVNGAVQAYDYAPIPGTYWMHSHHDMQEQSLMTAPLIVHSTAELREDRQEVLLMLHDFTFRTPEEVLAGLTGTSVAAAQAMAQKTEEAPADKGDASVPKPRIVGMAARPPSMAMPGMTMSGLGGTQMHMDLNDVHYDAFLANDRTLADPQIVRVERGGHIRLRVINGASSSQFWVDLGELVGRVVATDGHPVHAVAGNRFPLAMAQRLDILIDLPRAGAFPILARLEGDGRQTGIVLATQGGHIPRIADGAPAAPPVDQSLEGRLMAEEPLSQRSADIVQTIVLGGGMKPYAWSMNGEYWPQVSPLMLTKGQRVEIDLVNRTMMAHPIHLHGHVFQVIAIDGRPIQGAVRDTVLVMPMGRVRIAFDADNPGRWPLHCHNLYHMVTGMMTELRYQGIIF